The genomic segment AAGTGTATGGAGACAGTATGGCTCATTGCCTTATTTGAGTTATATGTAtgtattattatactgtttctgctacactgatgtagatagtgtggtgattgcactattttgtcgtatatgcattatattattatgtcgttgaaaagaaaaaattatgcatatgacgtcacatgttgtatgattatatggcgaggtttggggcacCACAATAATTGACTCATTGGACAActtaaaaataacaatttagcCATCGTACGTAAGACTTAATGCTGAATCGGGGTTCAAACTAAATTAATGATTAATTTTCAACTTATAGTGGGAGCTAGCCTGCAGTAGGTCTGGAAACTAAAGAACAATTTCAGTTGAAATTTGCATCCCGTTCCCACATTCCACCTGTGCGGAAGATTTTATCTTTCTTGTAATCAAGAGAGAAGACCCTTTAAAGGACACGCAGAGCAGTGTGTTTAGAGCGTgtaaaaatggagaaaaatggGAAAGAAGACCTGGAGATGGAGGAGAAATCGCCATCTTTGGTGGTTAATGGCGATGTTGAACCTGAGATTAATTACAGAGGATTGAAGACCATGCCATTCAGTCATTGGTTAGACATTCTTTGATCAAGCAACAAATATGATCTTACTGTTTCTTGATTTATATGTAACTTTGAATCTGTAGTTTAGCCGACCATTACCACTGGGTCAAGGGCATCGGTTTTTATTTTCTGGTGTGTATTTTCTTTAGGGAATGAGACTTTTGAGAAGCTTGGAGCCATTGGCACTTTATCCAATCTGCAGGTGTATCTAACCACAGTTTTCAATATGAAGCGCATTTCTGCGACCACGCTTCTTAATGTGTTCAATGGCACCACAAATCTTGCGACCTTGGTCGGAGCTTATCTCAGTGACACTCACTTTGGTCGCTACAAGACACTGGGATTCGCATCAGTTGCCTCGTTATTGGTATGTATTTTGCTACAAAGATAAATGGTTTTCGGTTCTGGCTTATGAAATCGTATATTcgaaaatatttgagtttcaTGGTTATTACTGACTAGTTACCGGTTATGTTTATGAACTTGGATCAGTCCAAGTTTCGATCTTTATGACTTATTGCACTTGTTCAATGAAGGGTTTGCTGGCAGTAAATCTAACAGCGGTATTCAAGAATCTGCACCCACCCCACTGCAACCCGTCCGACGGCCCGTGCGTTGGCCCGGACGCGGGGCAAATGGCGTTCCTCCTATTTGGTTTCGCGCTAATGATAGTGGGCGCCGGAGGCATCAGGCCATGTAACTTGGCCTTCGGGGCCGATCAATTCAATCCGAAAACAGATTCCGGGAAAAGGGGCATCGACAGTTTCTTCAATTGGTACTACTTCACCGTAACAATCGCGCAAATCATCTCCGTAACGATCGTCGTGTACGTGCAGTCGAACGTCAGCTGGTCGATCGGCTTGGCGTTACCGGTGATCTTTATGTTCCTATCATGTTTTCTGTATTTCGTGGGGAACAAATTGTATGTAAAAGTGTTGCCAGAAGGCAGCCCCATGACTAGTCTGGTGCAAGTAATGGTGGTTGCATTCAAGAAAAGGAAGCTCACGTTGCCTAACAATCCTTGGCTCAACCTCTTCAATTATACTCCTCCCAAGTCTTTAAACTCCAAGCTCCCTTACATGGAACAATTCAGGTACCCcattaaatatttgttttttttttcttttgatttattgatcatgaaaattatttttaaaaaatttgtgatTTGGTCCTCTAAAGAATTAAATTTAAACAGTAGCtcgtaattttattttttttttcatttttttcccaTAGTGACGACGTGACGTGACTTAATATATATCGACATCATGTTGTCGACAGTTACATCGGTGATATCTAGTAGCACATgtatattttgaagaaaaatgattgAAATTATAAGGAAAAATAAGATTATCGAATTGAGATAAATTAAAAAGGATGGATCCGATCATGGTGAGATTTTCACTCTCTTGACTTGTAAATCAAAATTCGTCAAAGTCAACCATTTCAACGTTCATAAAATACCTTCACTAATATATCTCAATACGTGTGCGGTTTACTTGCAAGTGGCAATTATTTATCTTATATTATATTAGGTAACGTTCTTTTAGAATTCTTGATTTTGTCGTACTCCTGCTCCACTAACTTCATTTCGGAGTCAAGGTCGAGGAAAAGCATCCAAGAGACATAATTTACACGTAtcacatacatatataaaatatttaaaaatgagttttttatggaattatgcatcaAATTTATCTATATTTTGCTATAGAAAGAAATTTCATGGGGAAATTGCCTATTTTTTAATACatattttgaattaaaatatggaCTTAGTACCTCTTTGCCTATTATTTTTATAGTGGCAACTAGATGTGAGAGTTAATCTGGTTAATTCGGAAATTaggttttgattaaaaaaatatttataaaatcgGTTCGGTTTTTAAAATCccgatatattttaaataattttaatatttatatgagcttagacactatttataatattcattatatattGTGGGGCGTGAGATTTACTTTGGATTGGTAACTAAGAAGTTAGTTATTAGTCATTTTAACGTTAATATTTAATGGTCACGCTCATCATCATTTCTTCTTATTAATTTATTGTTTATTAAAGTGGGATTCTAGACgattttaatcattttataaGAGGCGCTATTTTTTAATTCATACAAGGGatttttttcgaaaaaataGTTAATTCAGTTATCGGCCGAATTAAcggatttgaaattggtttgattttaaagaaaatcggttaagtttcgatttaaaaaaataataataataatccgGCCGGTTCGACTATTGATAGTGGCAAGTGAAATCTTGTGGTCTAAGATTCTTTATTGTGTGTACAGATTCTTGGACAAAGCTGCAATAATAACAGCAGAAGACGAAATAAATCCAAATGGAACAGCAGCCAACCCATGGAACCTCTGCAGCATGCAGCagattgaagaagcaaaatgtGTGTTTAGGGTCATCCCAGTTTCTCTCGTTGCCGTCTTCTACCATTTGGGTGCACAGCAACAGTACATAGTTTTTCAAGCTCTTCAATCCGACAGACATCTTGGCAACACAAAATTCCAGATACCGGCTGCATCCTACGTCATATTTGCTATGCTCAGCCTCACCCTGTGGGTGCCGCTGTACGACAGATTCATCGTCCCGTTTATGCGGAGATTCACGGGGAAAGAAGGTGGGATGACAACCCTTCACAGAATGGGGATTGGCATATTCATAACTATAGTGGAGTCGATCATCGGGGCGGTAGTGGAAGAGCGTAGAAGAAATATGGTAAGGACTGGTATGGTTTCATCCATGTCTTCGATGTGGTTGGTTCCTCAGCTGGCCTTGGGTGGACTAGCGGAGGCGTTTTTCGCCATTGCGCAGCTCGAGTTCTACTATAAGCAGTTCCCGGAGAATATGAGGAGTGTTGCTGGAGCATTTTTCTTCTGTGGGTATGCGGTTTCGAATTATGTCTACAGTTTATTGATATCGGTGGTGCACCACATGACTGAAGGGACGTCGGCTGGCAACTGGCTGCCGGAGGATCTCAACAAGGGCAGGTTGGACTATTTCTACTACTTGGTCGCGGTGCTGTGTGGTTTGAATTTTGGCTACTTTCTGGCTTGCGCTAGGTGGTACAGATACAAGGGAGTTGATGACAGTAGCAGAGCAGtggaaatggaggccaaaaaacTGGACAATCACTCAGCCTGACTGATGCTGGTTTAGTCATTTTTagtactcttgaaaaattcgaCGTTTTCGAGCTTGTGCATCTTGATAAACACTTGAAAGTTCAATTTTAAGTCAGCTATTAACTACTTGATCGAGGTTTAACGAAATGACAAAGTAGCACCCAGTTTTGTAAGTCCCAAAATCTGGACAATCATTCAGCCTGACTGATGACCGTTGTCATTTCTAGTTTCTTTGAAAATTTCGACATTTTTGAGCTTGTGCATCTTGATACACACTTGAAAGTTGAATTTAAGTCGACGATTAACTGCTGATCGAGCTCGAAATAAACAAGTATGAAATAACGAAGGAAGCACCTAGTTTATCACTCCATGTACACTACACACATGTTTTATACAAACATATAATAACATAATAATATAAGTTCCACGTTTTTTCTCAAATGTGGACAAGTTTCATGGCCAAACTTGATAATAAAGGGGGCCACATCTGATTATCTCAGAAAAATATTCTTCTGCTGATGCATGGGAATCAGAACAAGCCTTTTCTAATATAAACTCGAAACAAAACATTGACAACACCTTCAATTGTAGCGCCTGTTGGATTTCAACCATTCAAATGTGGTTTGATTTCTCATACAGTGTATGCCTGCTGAATAGTATCTATGTCCAGACCCTTCAGCCGCACCACCGATTCAACGTGACCTTTGAGCGTATGAAGCTCCCTCAACCTGCAAACGTTGGAAGGTTCTTAATGCATTAGCTAGAGACCGAGATAATCAAACTCTTACATATGAGCATGAGCTAAAGTCTTGCATCAGTCAAGCTGGGGTCGTTGGGCTCAAGAAACAGCCCAGCTCCCTTTCTACTAAGCACAGATACGAGATCTCCTTTGACAAGCAAGAAGATGGTTCATCCTCAGACATATCGACAGAACTTCTAAGTATCATTCAAAAGTAAAAGTCGTCATTACCTAGCAATTTCAGCTCTTCTTTTTGCTTCCTCAGCCAACTGATTGAGTTCTGAGAAATTAGTAGTTTCGTTGAACAATTTGGTATCCGGTACTTGCAGGCCATGAAGGGTTCTTTGCGCATGTGCCCACTTAAGCTCACGCTGTTCTTTTCCGAAATCCTTTTGCCTAGTGAAAGCAATCTGCAATAGAGACAGCAAAATGTCAAGAACGAAAGAAACGAGCGAATACATAGCACTACTGATGAAGTATATATTTACCCTTTGCTCGAGAACAAGATCCCATGCCCTCCCACTAAGAGTATAGCGGATTAGAAACTTGATAATATCAAGAGGAATATAGAAAATGATATTGTACAGCCAAATCACTCCCGCCCAACCCCATCCAATTCCCTCGATTGCTGCAAAGCCCCAGTTTGCATATACTGCAATCAAAGTAGCGACCTGCTTGACAGGAACGACAGGTCAAGAATTACTAGAACAAAAGGAATATTTTTTGACAAAATGGCTAAAAAATAGATGCTAACCAGTTGCGCAATAAAAAATGCTCCCACAAGTAATAAACCAGGACGCTCGACATATGACCAGCTTCGGGATCTTGTAACAAATATCAAAGCTTGACTGATAGTGCTCACTTGAAGATATATCGCTGAAGCAAGCTTTCTGAAGTCATCATGGGCCATTTTCTCCAGAGTCGACACCCCAAATAGTCGCTAGCAATTTAATAGCAGAACGTTATGAAAATTTTAACAGTTTGacgtttaaaaataatccattCATCTAGTATGTCATAATAGGTTAACAGATAGTTAAATACATTACCAAGCATGGAAAATCACAAAAAAGAGGAAACGAAAAATTCATCAAACATTTGGCTGATATGAATTTAAATTAAGATATATATGAACTTGAGCATCATtcaaaaaatcacaaaataagAGTAACAGCATCTAGGAACTTGATTGAACTGACACAAAAACACAAAGACAAATTTAGCTTTAGTTTCAGATCTACAAAAGATGCAGAAACTTTAAAGATAAGCCTACCGGGAAGAAATTTGTCTTGTATGCTACCCAAAAGAATATGACAGTCATCAAGGCCAAGTAACCACCAAGAATTATTCCAGTTGCAAAAATCTCAGCGAGCTTCCAACTGTCGGGTAGAGGAGATGGTTTCACTCTGTCTTTTGAGATGGTCATAATGGTACCTATATGGTCATATTGACACCCCTTAAATCACAAGAGTTTGATGATAGACAAGAGATGCAATAGTTACAATGCTTTTTTTCATGCAAGAATAATTGAATCCATGAGGAAATCAGATGGTTTTTGGAAGGTGAAAaacgaaaaatagaaaaaagacACATTTTCTAGCTCATGATCAAAACCAGCGAGTCTCAAGACTTTAAAGGCTAAAGGTCATTCTTAGCTCGGAACATGAACCTCTTGATAAGTGGGATGAGGGCAAGAATTGTTAACAGGACTGACCGTCGTTGAGTATGGCAATGATAAGCACCATAAAAGGTGGGAAGTCAAATTCCCATATCAGGGCCAACATCATGAAGCCAAGCTGTATATAGCAAAGGAAGAGAGATCACACTGTTCTTCAAGAATTATCCACAAAATGCAAGAGTAAATCAAAACCCATAAACAGAAGGATAATAACTTACCACAATACGAATAGTAATTGAAACAGCATAAATCTGACAAAAGAAGGAATTGTTGCCCATAACTCATGGTGAGCAATCATTCTTTAAATGGTATTAAATAAAGAGACCTCAAATGATAAAATTTGGGCCAATAAAAGTTGTACCGTGTAATTTTTCATCCGCTGGAAGATTGCCCGACTGGTTAAAACAGCACTTATTATAACACTAAGGCCAGGTTCAGTAAGAACAATATCGGAAGCACTACGAGCTGCATCAGTTGCATCCGCAACAGCAATCCCAATGTCAGCTTTCTTCAAAGCAGGAGCATCATTTACTCCATCACCAGTCATTCCACATATATGCTTCCTAGCTTGTAGACGCTTTACTATTTCATATTTGTGTTCTGAACAACAGCAAAGACGGACATATTTAACAAAGTTGAAATATTTGGAGCACAAATATTATTCAGCAAAATGTCATTTGATCGTACGATAAAACAACTCTCCCCATATAACCCAATAAAAATTCCTTTGGGACTCCAAACATATATCACCAAAACTAACTTCAACTTCAAGGGAACGAGTATATATAGGATAATAATGAAAACTAAACAAGTATATATAGGATAAACTTCCGACAATAATTCCAAGTTCAATTAAAAGTAAAAGAGTACAATGTTAATTTCAAAATCATTGCTAtataaaatctataaataaaatataatattctacACAGACTTGTTATTTTATCCCcacaaatttatatgtaaaaaaaaatcctttaaaaaaatttatttgatgtTTTTATAAGCATGTATTGCATATGTAATATCCACTAGTAATCACATAAGGTTTATAGTACAAAGAAAGCAAAGTACCTGGGAAAACACCAGCAAAACCATCAGCTTTTTCAATGAGCTCATCAACTGGCAGAGCAGCAATTGACTCATCCTTATTCTGTCCCAGCAAAGCTGAAGAGGGATACATATTCGTTCCCATTCCTAACCTTCGTCCAGTTTCCTTTCCAATGGCAAGTTGGTCACCTGTCAAAATCAACTTACTACTATATGAATTCTTGAAAACCAAAGGTATCAAGATTgtcaatgaaaaaaattatagcATTAAGTCGAAACAAGAGGTTCACCGGTTATCATTTTGACATTTACACCAAGATCCAATGCCCTTCTTATAGTTTCTGCACTGTCGTGTCTTGGTGGATCAAATAGAGGCATAAGACCAATGAACTGCCATGGTCCTCCAGCACTCTCTTTTGTTTTTTCGGGAACCTCCTGCAAGAAGATACTGAAGATATAGCATCAAAGCTGTAGCATGGTTCAATCATTAACTATCATCAACTATGCGTCCACTTCAGGAATATATTAGACAACATTATGGTAACTAAAATCCTGGAAACTTACCTGGTATGCCACAGCAAGTGACCTTAAACCTCTTTCTGCAAACTTATCAATCACAGCATGGACCCTCCGCTCTATCTCTGACTTATTGCGTGCAaggttcaaaatctaaaatgtgggttccaagaaatattaaaattaCAATTAAAGAAACAGTAAAAAACACATAAGACAAGGATAGATTATACCTGCTCTGGTGCACCTTTACTGACCCTGTGCCATTTTCCTTCATTGTCTATGTAAGTCAAAGCCGTTCGCTTGTCAGTAGGGTTAAAAGGAAGAAAATGAACTTCTCGAATTCCAGCTCGTGCCTGTTATGGATCAAACCAATAATTCAAGAAAGGGGAAAACTCTATCTTACAGAAGAATCATAAAGCAGAAGAGCACTACCTCCTTCGGATCAGCAAGCATCCCAACTATAGCACAGTCAATGGCATCCTGGTTTTCAATACGAGAGGCTCGGGCTGCCATCAGAACGACAGTATCTGGATCAATGCCTTTGGCAAAAACCTGTGGACGAAAGTCACTCAGAAGGCAAGGGTTAAAAGCCTCTTAGACAAGAATGCACCAATAATAAACTAAACAGTGACACTTTCACCTCAATGAGATTCTTGTCAACTGTAAGCTTGTTAAGTGTCAATGTCCCTGTCTTATCACTGCAAAGAACGTCCATGCCGGCCATCTCTTCTATGGCTGTCATTCTCTTTGTAATAGCTCCCTACATAAAAGTCGATGTCTCGGTAATCAGAACTATATTAATTCCAAAACGATGGGggataaaataacaaaaaaacaacaacaacaacaaaaagaATAATAGTAACAATAATTCAAACCTGTTGAGCCAAACGATGAGAACCGATGGCCATTGTAACTGAAAGGACAGTTGGCATGGCAATTGGAATTCCTCCAATTAGAAGCACAAGAAGATTGTCAATACCAGGACGATATTCCCGATGCTGAATAGGGTACATCACTATAATCTCTATAATCATCCCCACGGCAATTGAGCAAATGCAAAAGTTTCCAATTGAAGTCAAAACCTGATTGTCACCATAATAAAACACATCTAAGATTAGAGACTGCATAAACAGAAATTTGAGCTATAGAACAACAATCTTAAACTTAAAAAACTTGCCTTTTGGAAGTGCCCCACTTGATTAGTACTATCAACGAGATGAGCAGCCCTCCCAAAAAACGTGTGAACCCCTGTGGCGATTACAATAGCCTCGATTTCTCCTTGTTTGCAGGTGGAACCAGAGTAAACACCATCTCCTGGACCTTTCGTCACAGGGAGGGACTCACCCGTCAAAGCGGACTGCATGTTTTATCGTTGTCATAGTAGATATAACTAAACACAAACATTTCATGTGAATCGGTGAATCAAGCACTAAATCATAGACACGCGCCTGATCAATTTTCAGAGGATCTCCATCAAGTAAACGAGAATCGGCAGCAATTATATCTCCAAGTTTAATGCTGATTATGTCACCAGGCACTAAAATGGAAGCATCTTCCTCACTCCACCTACCATCTCTAAGAACCTTCACAGAACAACTATCAGTCAGATTGCACGAGGAAGACATATTAACTATTCATATAAACTCAAACAACAATAAACATCGAACTTTTGCTTTCGGAGCAAGACGGGCCATAAGAGCAGCTGCTGCATTCCCAGCATTATTCTCCTCAATAAAACTAATAGTCGAGTTTATCACTAGTAAAGTGATAATGCCCACAAAATCCTGCCAATCTGGAGGCTTTCCCTGTAAAATTTAAACCAAGAATCACTACATTCCCAAGAAAAGCA from the Primulina tabacum isolate GXHZ01 chromosome 16, ASM2559414v2, whole genome shotgun sequence genome contains:
- the LOC142528833 gene encoding protein NRT1/ PTR FAMILY 2.11-like, with the translated sequence MEKNGKEDLEMEEKSPSLVVNGDVEPEINYRGLKTMPFTLGNETFEKLGAIGTLSNLQVYLTTVFNMKRISATTLLNVFNGTTNLATLVGAYLSDTHFGRYKTLGFASVASLLGLLAVNLTAVFKNLHPPHCNPSDGPCVGPDAGQMAFLLFGFALMIVGAGGIRPCNLAFGADQFNPKTDSGKRGIDSFFNWYYFTVTIAQIISVTIVVYVQSNVSWSIGLALPVIFMFLSCFLYFVGNKLYVKVLPEGSPMTSLVQVMVVAFKKRKLTLPNNPWLNLFNYTPPKSLNSKLPYMEQFRFLDKAAIITAEDEINPNGTAANPWNLCSMQQIEEAKCVFRVIPVSLVAVFYHLGAQQQYIVFQALQSDRHLGNTKFQIPAASYVIFAMLSLTLWVPLYDRFIVPFMRRFTGKEGGMTTLHRMGIGIFITIVESIIGAVVEERRRNMVRTGMVSSMSSMWLVPQLALGGLAEAFFAIAQLEFYYKQFPENMRSVAGAFFFCGYAVSNYVYSLLISVVHHMTEGTSAGNWLPEDLNKGRLDYFYYLVAVLCGLNFGYFLACARWYRYKGVDDSSRAVEMEAKKLDNHSA
- the LOC142528832 gene encoding plasma membrane ATPase 3-like; protein product: MGEKPEVLDAVLKETVDLENIPIDEVFENLRCTKNGLTTEAAQERLAIFGHNKLEEKKESKFLKFLGFMWNPLSWVMEAAAIMAIALANGGGKPPDWQDFVGIITLLVINSTISFIEENNAGNAAAALMARLAPKAKVLRDGRWSEEDASILVPGDIISIKLGDIIAADSRLLDGDPLKIDQSALTGESLPVTKGPGDGVYSGSTCKQGEIEAIVIATGVHTFFGRAAHLVDSTNQVGHFQKVLTSIGNFCICSIAVGMIIEIIVMYPIQHREYRPGIDNLLVLLIGGIPIAMPTVLSVTMAIGSHRLAQQGAITKRMTAIEEMAGMDVLCSDKTGTLTLNKLTVDKNLIEVFAKGIDPDTVVLMAARASRIENQDAIDCAIVGMLADPKEARAGIREVHFLPFNPTDKRTALTYIDNEGKWHRVSKGAPEQILNLARNKSEIERRVHAVIDKFAERGLRSLAVAYQEVPEKTKESAGGPWQFIGLMPLFDPPRHDSAETIRRALDLGVNVKMITGDQLAIGKETGRRLGMGTNMYPSSALLGQNKDESIAALPVDELIEKADGFAGVFPEHKYEIVKRLQARKHICGMTGDGVNDAPALKKADIGIAVADATDAARSASDIVLTEPGLSVIISAVLTSRAIFQRMKNYTIYAVSITIRIVLGFMMLALIWEFDFPPFMVLIIAILNDGTIMTISKDRVKPSPLPDSWKLAEIFATGIILGGYLALMTVIFFWVAYKTNFFPRLFGVSTLEKMAHDDFRKLASAIYLQVSTISQALIFVTRSRSWSYVERPGLLLVGAFFIAQLVATLIAVYANWGFAAIEGIGWGWAGVIWLYNIIFYIPLDIIKFLIRYTLSGRAWDLVLEQRIAFTRQKDFGKEQRELKWAHAQRTLHGLQVPDTKLFNETTNFSELNQLAEEAKRRAEIARLRELHTLKGHVESVVRLKGLDIDTIQQAYTV